From the genome of Deinococcus sp. JMULE3, one region includes:
- a CDS encoding pentapeptide repeat-containing protein: protein MNRPAAPTPPKFPRGGVRAPSPDQIEDEATLRGALFEGGDWPALAALHSVTFAGCVFRRVNLTGSTWERVRLLDVHFEDCDLSGARWTDVSLERAEVTGSRLLGLQAAGVRLRHVRLTRVHAPLSVWQRADALHLHLSGCDLSEASFMEAKLPGAVVRDCRLHRTDLRGAQLDGADLRGSALGGLRAGAADLQGVMVEAAQVLDLAHLLGVTVAERPGDA from the coding sequence GTGAACAGGCCCGCCGCGCCGACACCCCCGAAATTCCCGCGTGGCGGCGTCCGCGCGCCCAGCCCGGACCAGATAGAGGACGAGGCGACCCTGCGCGGCGCGCTGTTCGAGGGGGGCGACTGGCCCGCTCTGGCCGCGTTGCACAGCGTGACCTTCGCCGGGTGCGTGTTCCGCCGCGTGAACCTCACCGGCAGCACCTGGGAGCGGGTGCGGCTGCTGGACGTCCACTTCGAGGACTGCGACCTCAGCGGCGCGCGCTGGACGGACGTGAGCCTGGAACGGGCCGAGGTCACGGGCTCGCGCCTGCTGGGCCTCCAGGCGGCTGGCGTGCGCCTGCGGCACGTGCGCCTGACCCGCGTCCACGCGCCCCTGAGCGTCTGGCAGCGCGCCGACGCCCTGCACCTGCACCTCAGCGGTTGCGACCTCAGCGAGGCCAGCTTCATGGAGGCGAAACTGCCCGGAGCCGTGGTGCGGGACTGCCGCCTGCACCGCACCGACCTGCGCGGCGCGCAGCTGGACGGCGCGGACCTGCGCGGCAGCGCCCTGGGGGGCCTGCGCGCCGGGGCGGCCGACCTGCAGGGCGTCATGGTGGAGGCCGCGCAGGTGCTCGACCTCGCGCACCTGCTCGGCGTGACCGTCGCGGAACGGCCCGGCGACGCGTAG
- a CDS encoding N-acetylmuramoyl-L-alanine amidase translates to MNSLHRRDVLRLGLLASASAALASCGVPLTRVPERLNSLAVAAPSISTCAAWLAQPATAPIVMLAARPTRILVHHTASANSTDLSQAQAFSLARTIQQSHFSRGWIDSGQQFTISRGGYVLEGRHRSLEAAQGGTQHVQGAHCDGQNDVAVGIENEGTYMTVSPPGGQYSALVGLCAWLCQQYGIPATELYGHRDFNNTSCPGDVLYAKLPQLRADVAARLGVQVRIWPTTKTGMTGERVRSAQRLLIAAGQTLTADGSYGSGTARAVSAFQAGVGLTADGLIGSATWERLIRTVRRGDSGPAVQAAQGQLAARGYAVTVDGAFGPGTESAVKSFQTSKGLTSDGVVGPNTWLALES, encoded by the coding sequence ATGAACAGCCTCCACCGACGCGACGTGCTGAGACTGGGTCTGCTGGCAAGCGCCAGTGCCGCCCTGGCCAGTTGCGGCGTTCCCCTGACCCGCGTGCCCGAGCGGCTGAACTCACTGGCGGTGGCCGCGCCGAGTATCTCGACCTGCGCGGCGTGGCTGGCGCAGCCCGCGACCGCTCCCATCGTGATGCTCGCGGCGCGGCCCACGCGCATCCTGGTGCACCACACGGCCAGCGCGAACTCCACGGACCTGTCACAGGCGCAGGCGTTCAGTCTGGCCCGGACCATCCAGCAGAGTCACTTCTCGCGCGGGTGGATCGACTCCGGGCAGCAGTTCACGATCAGTCGCGGCGGGTACGTCCTGGAGGGCCGGCACCGCAGCCTGGAGGCCGCGCAGGGCGGCACGCAGCACGTGCAGGGCGCGCACTGTGACGGGCAGAACGACGTGGCGGTCGGCATCGAGAACGAGGGCACGTACATGACCGTCTCGCCGCCGGGCGGGCAGTACAGCGCGCTGGTGGGTCTGTGCGCGTGGCTGTGCCAGCAGTACGGCATTCCCGCCACGGAACTGTACGGGCACCGGGACTTCAACAACACGAGCTGCCCCGGCGACGTGCTGTACGCGAAACTCCCGCAACTGCGCGCGGACGTGGCGGCGCGGCTGGGCGTGCAGGTCCGCATCTGGCCCACCACGAAGACCGGCATGACCGGCGAGCGCGTCCGCAGCGCGCAGCGCCTGCTGATCGCCGCCGGGCAGACCCTGACGGCGGACGGCAGTTACGGCAGCGGCACCGCCAGGGCCGTCAGCGCCTTCCAGGCAGGGGTGGGCCTCACGGCGGACGGACTGATCGGATCGGCCACCTGGGAACGCCTGATCCGCACGGTCCGCCGGGGGGACAGCGGACCGGCGGTGCAGGCGGCGCAGGGGCAGCTCGCGGCGCGCGGGTACGCGGTCACGGTGGACGGCGCGTTCGGTCCCGGCACCGAGAGCGCCGTGAAATCCTTCCAGACGAGTAAAGGTCTCACGTCGGACGGCGTGGTCGGCCCGAACACCTGGCTGGCGCTGGAAAGCTGA
- a CDS encoding peptidoglycan-binding protein, with translation MSVRLPLLLTVLLAGCAAPSAPTSLSPTPTLGAQSVLTWQALRQGDSGRDVVTLQYLLRHRGYTLSVDGAFGAGTDSAVRSFQSASGLTVDGIVGGNTWEKLIVTVRQGDSSNAVRAVQDQLRSGYGYTAVTVDGVFGSGTNTAVRDFQTRRGLSADGVVGLNTWHALVTGASTGGTGTTASLAQSILNTSRVTLGTSSSTTNGNPRQNMLDTAAGRAVTRGCASNANCGLTVYLKKSMLQGMSDMSRSNSFYVTSIAGGVHSTYSDHYAGLAFDIGIWNGVSLSSPNSAHTAARNACLAAGSDPGQTFNAYYDPPGGHSNHVHCAWN, from the coding sequence ATGAGCGTCCGTCTTCCCCTGCTTCTCACTGTGCTCCTGGCCGGGTGCGCCGCGCCCAGCGCCCCCACCTCGCTGTCCCCCACGCCCACGCTGGGCGCGCAGTCCGTGCTCACGTGGCAGGCGCTGCGTCAGGGCGACAGCGGCCGCGACGTGGTCACGTTGCAGTACCTGCTGCGCCACCGCGGGTACACCCTGAGCGTGGACGGCGCGTTCGGTGCCGGGACCGACAGCGCCGTGCGGTCCTTCCAGAGCGCCAGCGGCCTGACGGTGGACGGAATTGTGGGCGGCAACACCTGGGAGAAACTGATCGTGACCGTGCGCCAGGGCGACAGCAGCAACGCCGTGCGCGCTGTGCAGGATCAGCTGCGCAGCGGGTACGGGTACACGGCTGTGACCGTGGACGGCGTGTTCGGGTCCGGCACGAACACGGCCGTGCGGGACTTCCAGACCAGACGCGGCCTGAGCGCCGACGGCGTGGTGGGCCTGAACACCTGGCACGCCCTGGTGACCGGCGCCAGCACCGGCGGGACGGGCACGACGGCCAGCCTCGCGCAGAGCATCCTGAACACCAGCCGCGTGACGCTGGGCACCAGTAGCAGCACCACGAACGGCAACCCCCGGCAGAACATGCTGGACACCGCCGCCGGGCGGGCCGTCACGCGCGGCTGCGCCAGCAACGCCAACTGCGGCCTGACCGTCTACCTGAAAAAGAGCATGTTGCAGGGCATGTCCGACATGTCGCGCAGCAACAGTTTCTACGTCACCTCCATCGCGGGCGGCGTGCATTCCACGTACTCGGACCACTACGCGGGTCTGGCGTTCGACATCGGCATCTGGAACGGCGTGAGCCTCAGCAGCCCGAACAGCGCCCACACGGCGGCGCGCAACGCGTGCCTCGCGGCGGGCAGTGATCCGGGGCAGACCTTCAACGCGTACTACGACCCGCCCGGCGGGCACAGCAACCACGTTCACTGCGCGTGGAACTGA
- a CDS encoding ABC transporter ATP-binding protein, giving the protein MTFKGKRPRDLADDAAVSVRGVRKSFRSPGGAETRVLDDIDLDIRRGEFFSLLGPSGCGKTTLLRILAGFEQPDAGAVLIGGQDMTGVPPHRRDVNTVFQSYALFPHMTVQDNVAFGLRMKGVPAAQIRGRVMQALERVRIADFATRRPDQLSGGQRQRVALARAIVNEPQVLLLDEPLSALDLKLRKELQVELANLQETLGMTFVFVTHDQEEALVMSDRIAVMNRGRVEQLGRAEELYERPRTAFVANFLGSSNLIEGTVLSVDGHEATVQTEHGPLRTTHGEGLRPGQTVTLSVRPEKLRMERDDETEGNEIRARVDDIVYTGAENQYLLQAGGQQLVAFQLNADIGADEDFDYDEQVALYLPPDNLVVLEEA; this is encoded by the coding sequence GTGACCTTCAAGGGAAAACGGCCGCGTGACCTCGCGGACGACGCGGCTGTCAGCGTGCGCGGCGTGCGCAAGAGCTTCCGCTCGCCGGGCGGCGCCGAGACGCGCGTACTGGACGACATCGACCTCGATATCCGCCGGGGTGAGTTCTTCAGCCTGCTGGGGCCGTCCGGCTGTGGCAAGACGACCCTGCTGCGCATCCTGGCGGGCTTCGAGCAGCCCGACGCGGGCGCGGTGCTGATCGGCGGGCAGGACATGACCGGCGTGCCGCCGCACAGGCGGGACGTGAACACGGTGTTCCAGAGTTACGCGCTGTTCCCGCACATGACCGTGCAGGACAACGTGGCGTTCGGCCTGCGCATGAAGGGTGTGCCTGCCGCGCAGATCCGGGGGCGGGTCATGCAGGCGCTGGAGCGGGTCCGCATCGCGGATTTCGCCACGCGCCGCCCGGATCAGCTGTCGGGCGGGCAGCGGCAGCGGGTGGCGCTGGCCCGCGCCATCGTGAACGAACCGCAGGTGCTGCTGCTGGACGAACCGCTGTCCGCGCTGGACCTGAAGCTCCGCAAGGAGTTGCAGGTGGAACTCGCCAACCTGCAGGAGACGCTGGGGATGACGTTCGTGTTCGTCACGCACGATCAGGAGGAGGCGCTGGTCATGAGCGACCGTATCGCCGTGATGAACCGGGGCCGCGTGGAACAGCTGGGCCGCGCCGAGGAACTGTACGAGCGTCCGAGGACGGCGTTCGTGGCGAACTTCCTGGGCAGCAGCAACCTGATCGAGGGCACCGTCCTGAGCGTGGACGGCCATGAGGCGACCGTGCAGACCGAGCACGGCCCGCTGCGCACCACCCACGGCGAGGGCCTGCGCCCCGGCCAGACCGTCACGCTGTCCGTCCGCCCCGAGAAACTGAGGATGGAACGCGACGACGAGACCGAAGGCAACGAGATCCGCGCCCGCGTGGACGACATCGTGTACACCGGCGCCGAGAACCAGTACCTCCTCCAGGCCGGCGGGCAGCAGCTCGTCGCGTTCCAGCTGAACGCCGACATCGGCGCGGACGAGGACTTCGACTACGACGAGCAGGTCGCCCTGTACCTGCCACCCGACAACCTCGTCGTACTGGAAGAAGCGTGA
- a CDS encoding ABC transporter permease has protein sequence MLTVRRFFATLGPGVVWLAVFLIVPALVMLGYSFLTRTDLAQVGGPWTLESWQRVFGYDALFQEWTGDNVRVLWRSVWVATLSTALCVLMGYPLAFYIARQDARRKNLLLLLLIIPFWTNFLIRVYAWILILRPFDLVPSLTATLLGMVYAFVPFFVLPVYSSVEKIDWRLLEAAEDLGAPPVRAFLSAVFPQTLPGLVAGILLTFIPALGTFVVSDILGGAKTALVGNLIQNQFGQAGDWPYGSALSFLLMGAVLLGLWAYARVAGQKGLEELV, from the coding sequence GTGCTGACCGTGCGGCGGTTTTTCGCCACGCTGGGGCCGGGCGTGGTGTGGCTGGCCGTGTTCCTGATCGTGCCTGCCCTGGTGATGCTGGGGTACTCGTTCCTGACGCGCACGGACCTCGCGCAGGTGGGCGGCCCGTGGACGCTGGAGTCCTGGCAGCGGGTGTTCGGGTACGACGCGCTGTTCCAGGAGTGGACCGGGGACAACGTGCGGGTGCTGTGGCGCAGCGTGTGGGTCGCCACGCTGAGTACGGCGCTGTGCGTGCTGATGGGGTACCCGCTGGCGTTCTACATCGCCCGGCAGGACGCGCGGCGCAAGAACCTGCTGCTGCTGCTGCTGATCATCCCGTTCTGGACGAACTTCCTGATCCGCGTGTACGCCTGGATCCTGATCCTGCGCCCCTTCGATCTGGTGCCCAGCCTGACCGCCACGCTGCTGGGCATGGTGTACGCGTTCGTGCCGTTCTTCGTGCTGCCCGTGTACTCCAGCGTCGAGAAGATCGACTGGCGCCTGCTGGAAGCCGCCGAGGACCTCGGCGCGCCGCCCGTCCGGGCGTTCCTGAGCGCCGTGTTCCCGCAGACCCTGCCCGGGCTGGTGGCGGGCATCCTCCTGACCTTCATTCCCGCGCTGGGCACGTTCGTCGTCAGCGACATCCTCGGCGGCGCGAAGACGGCCCTGGTGGGGAACCTCATCCAGAACCAGTTCGGGCAGGCGGGCGACTGGCCGTACGGCAGCGCCCTGAGCTTCCTCCTGATGGGCGCCGTGCTGCTGGGCCTGTGGGCGTACGCCCGCGTGGCCGGGCAGAAGGGCCTGGAGGAACTCGTATGA
- a CDS encoding ABC transporter permease codes for MIRRTHPALSVWAWLVYAFLYLPIVVLVVFSFNDSRFGATWAGFTTKWYGVLFARADVREALAHTLEIALLSTLVSTVLGTLVGLGLWRYTLRFRTALTGLLVLPIVVPDVVMGVSLLMFYSFVRQGLERTGWTFDNGFWTVLLAHVTFQISYVALTVRSRLAGYGPELEEAARDLGASGWESFRRIILPLAMPGVLAGALLAFTLSLDDFVVTYFTSGSGFSTLPVLIYTNVKRGVTPDINALSALLVLVTVVAIVAANALLRPRRDA; via the coding sequence GTGATCCGGCGGACGCATCCGGCCCTGAGCGTGTGGGCGTGGCTGGTGTACGCGTTCCTGTACCTGCCGATTGTCGTGCTGGTGGTGTTCTCGTTCAACGATTCGCGCTTCGGGGCGACGTGGGCGGGCTTTACCACCAAGTGGTACGGGGTGCTGTTCGCCCGCGCGGACGTGCGCGAGGCACTGGCGCACACGCTGGAGATCGCCCTGCTCAGCACGCTGGTCAGCACGGTGCTGGGCACCCTGGTGGGCCTGGGCCTGTGGCGGTACACGCTGCGCTTCCGCACGGCCCTGACGGGGCTGCTGGTCCTGCCGATCGTGGTGCCGGACGTGGTGATGGGGGTCAGTCTGCTGATGTTCTACTCGTTCGTCCGGCAGGGCCTGGAGCGCACCGGGTGGACCTTCGACAACGGCTTCTGGACGGTGCTGCTCGCGCACGTCACCTTCCAGATCAGTTACGTGGCGCTGACGGTGCGCTCGCGGCTCGCCGGGTACGGCCCGGAGCTGGAGGAGGCCGCGCGTGACCTGGGCGCGAGTGGCTGGGAGTCGTTCCGGCGGATCATTCTGCCGCTGGCGATGCCGGGCGTGCTGGCGGGCGCGCTGCTGGCGTTCACGCTGTCCCTGGACGATTTCGTGGTCACGTACTTCACGAGCGGGTCGGGCTTCAGCACGCTGCCCGTGCTGATCTACACGAACGTGAAGCGCGGCGTGACGCCGGACATCAACGCGCTGAGTGCGCTGCTGGTGCTCGTGACGGTGGTCGCCATCGTCGCGGCGAACGCGCTGCTTCGCCCCCGGCGGGACGCGTGA